The Tursiops truncatus isolate mTurTru1 chromosome 20, mTurTru1.mat.Y, whole genome shotgun sequence DNA window TTTAGGAAGCACAagtcaaaaccaccatgagatgcCACCTCATACCACTAGGATAGCTactatggaaaaaacaaaagtgttggccaggatatggagaaaagggaacccttgtgcagtgttggtgggaatgtacattagtacagccactgtgggaaagtgtggaggttcctcaaaaaattaaaaatagaactaccacatgatccagcaatcccacttctaggtatgtatccaaaataattaaaagcagggactaaaacagatatttttacacccgtgttcacagcagcatcgtTCACAATAGCtagaaggtggaagcaacctaccAACGGATGGATGGATAACGAAACGTGGTCTATACACacagggaatattactcagcgttaaaaaggaaggaaattgacacttgctacaacgtggatgaaccctgaggacattatgctaagtgaaagaagccagccacaaaaaaaagatactgtgtgactccacttacatgaggtcccTCCCTGAGCAGccaaattcagagagacagaatgtagaagggtggggtgggagttgtggtttaatggggacagagttttagtttgtaagacgaaaaagttctggagattggttgcccGACAACGTCTAAGTGTACTTAACCTTACTGAACTGGACACATAACACAGAATTTACAGATAGTAAATTctgtgttatgtgtattttaccataatttagaaaaaaattaataaaccaagTGCTAGCATCTCCCTGGCCCACACTTCCCTCCCGAGCGCAGGCAGCAGCCACCTTACTCCTGAGTCCTCCATCGTCTCCGTGACAGCATGTGCTTGGTCCTGCATGTTcctgagccgtgtgtgtgtgagtgtgtgtgtgagagagagagtgtgtgagagaggtgtgtgagagagagggggggggggCGTTCACGGGTGTGGTGCACCCACTTCCCCCTCAGGGTCGGGAGGGACTGGGCGGCTGTGCCTCCACGGCTTTCCCTCCCTAGGCTGAGTCAcggtctctttctctctgctcttgAGTCTTCTGCTCTCACCAggagtgctgctttgaacattcttgTGCACCCCTGACTTTTGGAGCTGTCTCCCGACTTTGTGGGTCCCATGTCTGAGGCTCCTGTAATCCCAGGTTCCTTCAAGACTGGCTTCGAGATGGCGTGGGATCCCCTGGGCCGGATTCTGTGCTGGCAAAATGAGGTTTGTTCTGTGGGCTCTTCGTGGTGGCTGCCACGTTCCCCAGGATTCCTTTGAGGACTATCTCCTGGGTGCTGCTGGAACCGATTCTGACgaggagaggaggagactgaCCCCAGCTGGAGGCAGGTTCACAAGCCCCCAGGGGGAGCCCGTGACGCTGACCCGAGGCAGCGCCTGCAGCAGCCCCGTGGCCCGGCAGGCTGTGCTCTTCTGTGCAGGCCAGTTCCGTACTGTAAGCTCCATGGAACCTGCCAAATTCAAAGAGTTCTAAAGTCATTTGGTAAGAAGGGGCCCCTTTTCTTTCTGGAGCCCCTCCATTCCCCTCCTCAGAGAGAGTCGTCACTCTTGGGTCTTTGTATATCAGCCCAGAGACATCTGTGCATCTACAAGCAAGCGCACACTTTCTCAGAAAGGCACTGAAGACCACAGGCTGCGAACACTGGTCTGTACTTGGCTTTTTCACTTTAAAGACCTCTTTCCATTATCGATGCGCTCTCAGTTTTTTCAACGTGAACCCTTTTTACTATGCTCTCTTGCTGGTCACTTCACACCTgcaacaaaatgcaaaaatatagtCGCTTAGGAAGCCCAGGACTCAAAGGATCCCAATTAGCTAttagttgttgggtttttttcatcTGCTTTTGTGTACAGGGTTCAAGTTGGGGGTTGGCTGGTGGTGCTCTGAGATGGTTCACGGCAAACTTCTGACGGGGTTCTTTCCTTAATTGGGCGCTGGGGTAGCCGGGCAgaggcggccatggctcactctCGAGTCCTCAGCCACCTGGCTTGAGAAGCAACAGTCCTGTCAACTGCAGGACTGAATCTGGTGGTCCAGGCAGCCTTTGAAACTACATTTGCAGGGCAGAGGGTTCCCCGGCCCCCCCAAGCAGGTGGGGCTGTGGGTGCTGACGGCAGGGTGGGTCCTCTGACAGAGGGGGCGCCTGCTGGTGGGTCTGGGTCTGTTCTGGACCCTGTGCTGCTTCCCTTCCCTGCACACTGTGGAGTCCTGGAAACCTGCTGCTTTATGTGTCACGGTCCATCCTTTCCTGAGCAGGTAAAGCAGGTTTGGCCTCTAGAGCAGAACTGGTGGTGAGCCCAGGGCGGTGTGCCCGCTGGGCTGGCTGGCTCCTGAGCCTGCTGTGTCGGAAGGCGCCGGGGAGGGTTCTCCGCGCTGTGGAAGGCTGGTCACTGGTTGGCGGTGACGGACAGGAGTGGGGTGACCGGCCCAGCGTAAGACTGGGGCTCCAGGCGGCTTTGGTGGGTGAGCATGCCATCCACACACCCTCAGCTGTGCAGTCCCGACTGCCCGTGTCCACTGGTAGTTGCTCCCGTGCCATCAGGGCTGAGCCATAGCCTGGAGGGACTTGGGGGCACAGCCACCAACCTGTGGAGATGGGCTCGCCCAGCACGCTGTGGGAGGAAGCAGGAGCCCGCCCCAGGGGTGGGCGGCAGAGGCGAGGGTGGGGCAGACGGGAAAGGAAGGCCTGGGTGAGCGCCAGGTGAGGGTGGGGTCTGCCCACTGACGTGTCCCCGAGATGCTGGGGCTTCAACTGGTGCTTCCTTGTTGGGCCTGTTTTGTCACTGCACTCAGGTAGGTTAGGGTTTGGGCAAGAATGTTCTCTAATCCCGGCCTTGACACCCGCGCCTCGCTCTGAGCGTTCCAGAGGGACTGTGTGGCCGGAAAGCTCACCTTGGACGCCGACAGGGAGGCATCGTCCCCTGGCCTCACTCTGACGGTCCGCGGGGCGGCACAGACCCTCCATTTTCCCGTGCTTCTCTCCCTGGGCCTGTCTTGGCTGATGAACTTGCCAGAGCTGCTCCTGCCGGGAGTGAGGCCCTGCCTCTTAGGTTTGCTTGTCTGCTAAGGTGCCTTGTAAGGTGCTGGATCCCACCTGGGAGCCTGTCTCCATTCTGAGTTAAAACCAAATGGGgagggggacttccttggcggtgcagtggctaagactccatgcttctgatgcagggggcacgggttcagcccctggttggggagctaagatcccacatgccgtgcagtacGGCTCCCCCAAAAATCCCCCTGGGAGCACAAAAGGGCGGGCACCAGTGGCCGGCTCTCCCTCGCCTGTCTTTCCTCCCGGGAGTTTACCCAACAGTCCGGTCTCCACTGCCTTGAACGCGTAACAGCTTTCCTCTTTGAAGGAAATGCTGACCCTGGAGGTTCTGGGGTGACCTCGTTCCACAAGCCTTCCCTGGTACCTACGCGCGCGGCCCCTTGTGCAGCCGCTGACCAGGCAGCTCCGAGCCCCGCTCCCAGCGGCCGCCTGGTGTGCTCAGGGCAGGCGCCTCTCCTCTGGGGACGGCATCTCTGCAGAGCAGCAGCCTCTAACCAGCTCTTCTttttccccaccccttcctcctaaGGGTGAGCCTGTCGGCCACAGACTGTTACATTGTGCATGAGATCTACAACGGGGAGAACGCCCAAGACCAGTTTGAGTACGAGCTGGAGCAGGCCCTGGAAGCCCAGTACAAGTACATCGTGATCGAGCCCACACGCATCGGTGACGAGACAGCCCGCTGGATCACTGTGGGCAACTGCCTACACAAGACCACCGTGCTGGCGGGCACCGCCTGCCTCTTCACCCCGCTGGCGCTGCCCCTGGAGTACTCCCACTACATCTCCCTGCCTGCGGGCGTGCTGAGCCTGGCGTGCTGCACCCTCTACGGCATCTCCTGGCAGTTCGACCCCTGCTGTAAGTACCAGGTGGAGTACGACGCCTACAAACTGTCCCGACTGCCCCTGCACACACTCACCTCCTCCACCCCGGTGGTGCTGGTCCGGAAGGACGACTTGCACAGAAAGAGACTGCACAACACGATAGCACTGGCGGCGCTGGTGTACTGTGTAAGGAAGATTTACGAGCTCTGCGCCGTATGATCGGGGCAGCGTAGGGGGAGCAGGCAGCCCGGCCCGCGAGGTGGCAGAAGGAGCCCGGGAAGGCGTCTGGCTGCACGCtggttattttaaagaaataacagatCACAAGTGTACCAGGGGTTTTTTCAGCTCATCACACTAAGATGTGGATTCCTGTAACCCACGGGGGCCTGAGGTTGTGGAAGGCCGACCAGGCAGCAGGATGTGATGGAAGCAACGCTACTGAGGGGATGTGAACGCGCTTGGGGGGTCGTTAAGTATGTTGTTTAACTGTACCATCCAGAGCCAACCAGAAGCTATTGACCATTAAAATTATAAGAATTTCAACTCCAGGTGTCTGCTCTCTCCGTGACGGTCCTGGTGGGAGCATGCAGGTGGCAGGAGGGGCACCACCTGTAGTGCGAACAGGCCTCTGGACaggcaggcccagcccctcccagagCAGCCTCATGCCTTGGTCCAAGGCAGCGCAGCTCAGTGCCGCTCAGGGGTGTGGCAGGACAGGTAGGTGGCGAGGCCTGGCAGTCACTGGGTCTCCATTGGGCTCACCTGGAGAGCTGGGGCCTGGGACCTCTTGTCCAGATTCTGATTTAGGAGAACACAAACtaacatctgtattttttttaaagcactgaagCTGTCCTGAGTTCAACCTGCTGCCCCCCTCGTGTTCCACAGAAAAGGGGGCCATGCCGGCCCGAGACTCTGCTCGGTCATCCCTAAGGGGCACTTTTCTAAGCGGCAACCAGACTGATGTTCACGTGGTTTTAAAGGATCCCTCAGGAAGATCAGACACCAGAGAGTAACAAGGGGTGCTGGGAAGGTGTCAAAAGGGTGTATGGGGGTGATGGGGCCATCTGTTCACAGGAGGAGAGCCAGAGATTTTAGAAGAGTGAGAAACTTTGACTTAATTCCAAGGGCCTGGAAATGCTGGTCCCTCAGTTGGGTGCTGGGTGGCAAATGGTCTGGAACAAGGGTAAACTGGCAGTGATCCTAAACAGACCTATCTTGACCGTGCAGTGCCCACCACCCTCCTGAGCCTGCTGGGTGGGACTGGGAGGTGTTTCTGTAATAGGCCAGATTTGGAAAGGGAGCCTGTGATCTGCCTGCAGATCAGATTCATGGGTAAGGCAGCTGGAGACGGACCAGCTGTGGCCACCTTGGGGCAGCTGAGCAGAAGCTGTCACCAGAAACAAGCCAGGTGCAGATAGGCGGCTCCAGCACACGGAACAATGGGACACGTCGAGAAGCCAGCCACATGCTGACTGTTGGCCACGCTGAGCAAGATGCTGGGGGACCCCGTGAACGGTGTGAAGGCGGCAGCAGCCTTCTCCCCAAGCCCCCAGCGCTAGGTGAGTCAAATACAAGAACTGGGTCAGATGCCAGGAAGTCTTCTGATCTCGAGACCCGAATTCAAAGGAGGCGTGGTTCTGCCTGCCCTCAGGGATCACAGCTCCACAGCTCAACCCTTTACTTCACGTCCTAGAGTTTAGATCCAGCTGCATTTTACCCCTCCCCCCGGAGGAAGCCTGTCCTCCTCCAGCAGGACAGGCTGGGGGTCTGCGAGAGAGGCAtgactccctccccacccccgccatgaGGCAAGAATCCAGTACAGTCCACGCAAACACACCTGTCCCTGTGGAGCAGCGGTGCTGCCGCGCCACCTGCCCGGACAGGCACTAGCAATGCTTGGGTTTCTGCTCCTTCCTGGCCCGGGAGGCCATGAGGCTGAAGAAGAGCCTGGGAGCCAGAGTGCGCAGGTAAACAGCCAGGGAAGGCGCCACATCGGCCAGGACCacatccttctttttcttccccacgGCAGCCAGCACGTCTCGGGCCACCTGCGAGGGGCTTCGGCCCTGGGCCGTGGTCTTGTCCATCACTGAAATGAAACGAGAGACTCACTGAGCTCGGGTTCATGCCGAGTGAGGTCAGTCTTCAGTATATACGACCAACACCCACACGTCAAGTGGTTCagttttaaacttattttctgaaagaaaatgaaaacgacCACAGAATCATCAGGTAGCTTTGCATAGAAGAAAAGCGACACCAGGGCCTAACCTCCGTACTTGGACCCGTCGGCCGTGACGGCGTTGAGGGAGAGGTTGGTGTGGATGTATCCGGGGCTGACGACGGTCACCTCGATGTCATGCTGCTCCACCTCGGCCCGCAGACAGTCGAAGAAGGCCTGGGTCGCGTGTTTGGAGGCCGCGTCTGCAAAGGTCAGTGGCCAGAGAGGCAGGTGAGTGAGGGGCGGGGACGCATTCGTTCCCTGAGTCAGAGGCgcccagcctgggccctggaCAGGCGCGGGGGTGTCAGGTCTCCTGCTCTCGTGTGGTTCAGGGAAAACACTGTACACGATACACTGACCTACAGGTACGCTCACACACAACATGACACAGCGCACATGGTCAAACGTGAACCACTGGGGATGTATAGGAAGGGTGCATAGGGTGTTCTTTGTACTGTTCCTGCAAGGTTTAAGTGTGAAATTAAtctaaattaaaagtttaaaaaaaaaacacttaatgCCTACTGggtaaaatattcaaatagttCAGGAGGAAATAAAGTAACCAAGTGAAAGTCCTCCTCGTGCCTTCCAGTACGGTTCCCCAGAGGGAGCCAGGCTGCCGGTTTCTCAGCATTCATTTCTCACATCAACCAGGTACCTACACGGGGTGCGACACAGAAGTCATATTTGTGCGGACACGGCCTCACGCTGTGCCTGTTTCCGTGTCATTCCTGCACGTAGCTCTCTCCAGCGGGGGACAGACGGGGCAGCTGCCATGCCCCTCGTGGTCACAGGCCACACTGCAACAGTGCGTCCAGGGAGCCTCCCTGCACGTGCAGGAGCGTGTGTACAAACCCACATCTGGCCTTCTCACGTCTTTTGCCTGACAGCTTCCACAGGATGGCCTTTCATCTGGAAGAGCTGTCCGGgccccctccactccccagcaACAGCCTCTCTGCACAGCGTCAGGTGCTCTGAGGGGACAGCGGAACCCTCCGATGGCACTCCTGGGAAACAGCATCTCCACTGACGGTTTCCGGATTTGGAGCCCACACGTTCGAGCCTGAGGAAAGCGCATCCATCAGCCACGTAACTGTAGGTCCTGTGAGCAGCCCAGCAGCGTCCAGACTCTGCAGAGCCTCTGGAGGGCGGCCTGGCCGAACGAACGCTCTGCGGGCGGGTGGCTCGAGACACGCTCCCACCAGCCGTGATTCCAGAGGCACGGCCCAGGCCGAGGCCCGAGAGGACCCCCGGTCTCCACGCCTCTCGGGCTGCATGTAGGTCCTCGGCCAGGCTGTGCTAACCTAGACGCCGTG harbors:
- the TMEM11 gene encoding transmembrane protein 11, mitochondrial isoform X4 gives rise to the protein MAAWGRRRLGPGGGGGARERVSLSATDCYIVHEIYNGENAQDQFEYELEQALEAQYKYIVIEPTRIGDETARWITVGNCLHKTTVLAGTACLFTPLALPLEYSHYISLPAGVLSLACCTLYGISWQFDPCCKYQVEYDAYKLSRLPLHTLTSSTPVVLVRKDDLHRKRLHNTIALAALVYCVRKIYELCAV
- the TMEM11 gene encoding transmembrane protein 11, mitochondrial isoform X5, coding for MRVSLSATDCYIVHEIYNGENAQDQFEYELEQALEAQYKYIVIEPTRIGDETARWITVGNCLHKTTVLAGTACLFTPLALPLEYSHYISLPAGVLSLACCTLYGISWQFDPCCKYQVEYDAYKLSRLPLHTLTSSTPVVLVRKDDLHRKRLHNTIALAALVYCVRKIYELCAV
- the DHRS7B gene encoding dehydrogenase/reductase SDR family member 7B isoform X4; translation: MLVVQTHKPSMVTFDLTDPGAIVGAAAEILQCFGYVDVLINNAGISYRGTIVDTSLDVDKRVMETNYFGPVALTKALLPSMIRRRQGHVVAISSIQGKISVPFRSAYAASKHATQAFFDCLRAEVEQHDIEVTVVSPGYIHTNLSLNAVTADGSNDGQDHGPGPKPLAGGPRRAGCRGEEKEGCGPGRCGAFPGCLPAHSGSQALLQPHGLPGQEGAETQALLVPVRAGGAAAPLLHRDRCVCVDCTGFLPHGGGGEGVMPLSQTPSLSCWRRTGFLRGEG
- the DHRS7B gene encoding dehydrogenase/reductase SDR family member 7B isoform X5 — its product is MVTFDLTDPGAIVGAAAEILQCFGYVDVLINNAGISYRGTIVDTSLDVDKRVMETNYFGPVALTKALLPSMIRRRQGHVVAISSIQGKISVPFRSAYAASKHATQAFFDCLRAEVEQHDIEVTVVSPGYIHTNLSLNAVTADGSNDGQDHGPGPKPLAGGPRRAGCRGEEKEGCGPGRCGAFPGCLPAHSGSQALLQPHGLPGQEGAETQALLVPVRAGGAAAPLLHRDRCVCVDCTGFLPHGGGGEGVMPLSQTPSLSCWRRTGFLRGEG